A stretch of DNA from Cryptomeria japonica chromosome 4, Sugi_1.0, whole genome shotgun sequence:
GATAGAATCATATTTATATTTTTGTGTTAAATACATCTACTTTTTTCAAAAGCTTTCTTTCtaattttcatattttttagtttatttttgaatTCTTATTAATTGCATGTAGATTTATACAAAAATCTACTTTCTATCCATTAAATCTATACAtcgaacattatttttaaaatcttaTTACTGCACATATTTgttaaattcaattttttctttaaaaatatatatagatctcatatttttataaaattttatttctatttattcccaaaaaCTAACCCAAATTATTTTGTAAAGAATATATTTTAATTACTACTCTTAATTATGGAGGGGTTCTTACCCCAACATTTATTGGGATTGATATATCAAATCTACTTCCCAACAGCCCAAGATTGTGCATCTTTATAAAGTTGACATCTTAGAATTATCTTGCCACTAGCTTGGGCCCAGCATGTAGGCCAAGGTTAGGCATTACATAGTGTAGCTTTCGATACGAACAGATACCAAATCATTAAAATCACAAAGTCAAGATTCCGTTTAGTTGGGCATTACAGCACACAATTTCGGTGTCagattttgatatttttttcaacACACTTATGTGAAGTCAGTATTCAGATAAGACATCTTGAAATTTCAGCTTCAGAATCTGTTGGCGTGGGCTTCTGATAGGACTTTTTGACATAGTAATCCCATGCATCCTTGTCACATCCGCCTCAATAGCAGAAAAAAGTAAATTCCAATCACTGTCCATTTTGTATGTAAACAAAGCAGTTTTGAGTAAAAAATCTTGTCATTGTAATCTTCTTTAGATTTCTTTACGGTGGATGTAAAAACGtaatattaaatgcatttaataacttttttttctTCCCCTTCTTTCCTAGATATGTGTAGAAGTGTCTGGAAGTTTTTCATTGCTGTAGCAGCAGCAATATAATAGCCAGAACAGGGGAGAACAAAAGTAGTTTTTGAGTGTGCTGAGTAAGGTAAAATGTAGAGGTTTATTGCGGTTGCAACAGCCAGTTAGCAGAGAAATAATAAAGAATTATATGTAATGATTTTATGTGTTTAAAATCAAGAAGAGCAGAAGCTCTGATTCAGAAATCAGATTGTATGCTTTTGGATAAATGAATATATAATATTAGAATAATCAAAACTCTTTTCTCTGTTATTATCCTCTTTGGTCTGTGTTTTTTCTggaatcttggttttcttttgtcTCAATCcatcagtggtattagagctaaaGGTCAAGAAGATTGAAGTTTTTTCAAGGGAGATAAAGATTATCCAGCAAGGTATTCGTAGTCAATCATGGTAGCTTCAATCACAAGCTTGATTATTAGGCAATCACAATAAAGACATTGTTTTGTTCACAAGATTTATGGGAGTTTATTAAAAATGGCTACCTAGAACCAAGTAGATGGAGTAGCATACAATTCTCTAAATCAAGTAGAAAAGGAGTAGCATACAATTCTCTAAATCAAGTAGAAAAGGATTTACTCaaggaaaacaaaaagaagaattcaaaaggtctcttgttttttttttaaagaattcaaaaggtctcttgtttttcttttaatGAGTGTATGAGATGATTTTTCTAAGGATTGGAATAGCAACAAAATCCAAACAAGTATGGAATACTCTCCAAACTACCTAACAAGAAATGGCTAAGACAAAACAACTAAGCTACAAATGCTAAGAAGGGATTTTGAGACCATTTACATGAAGGAATCAGATACAATAGACTCATTCTTCACTCAAATCATTAGATTGACAATAAAATTAGATCTCATGGTTAAAATCTTGAAGGGAAGAGTGATTgaaaagattttaattttttttcctacaaGGTTTAAATGTATTGTAGTGGCCATAGAAGAAACAAAGAATATTTCACAATATTCATTTGATAAGCTACATGTATCACTTATTTCTCATGAACATAGATTTAGTAAGCAAAAAAAAATTTTTGGAGcatgctttcaagacacaagtctcaatcaACCATGGTAGAGGCAGGGGAAGATCAAATTTTAGGGGTAGAGGAAGAAACTCATATAGAGGTGAAAGAAACAACCCATCAAGTTCAAGTAGAGACTCAAGTGGAAGAGGTAACCATCAAACATAGGCTCAAAATCAATCTAAAGCCCAAAGGTATGATAAATCCTCAATTCAATGTCATTATTCCAAGAAATTTGGGGTTATGtaaatgaatgtagaaagaaacaaTATTATTCTAGACAACAAAGTGCAAATTTTAccaaagaaaatcaaaatcaagacAACATGTTCATAACTTGTGATGTTGCACAGGAAAATGAAAAGGATGTATAGTTTTTAGACTCAAGTTGTAACAATCATAtgacaaaaaacttagaaaaaaattcTAGCTTGGATGAAAGTGTAAAATTAGATGTTACATTAGAGAATGATAACAAAGTTTTAGTTAACAaagaatgcacaattttagacAAATTTCCAAAAAATCAGCTTATAGCCAAGGTCCAaatgagaaacaacaagatattTTTCCTAAGGTTAAAACCAAATTTGAAGTTATAATTGACTCAAGCACACCATTCAATAAACTCATAAATGAAAGAATAGAAAATTACAACACTCAACCATGCAATAGTTGAAGCTAAAATTAATGATGAAAATTAGTTATGGCATCTTCGATTTGGACACTTAAACTTTGGAAACATAAACTTATTGCATAAAAAAGTAATGGTGAAGGGGTTGCCACTAATAGAATTTTTGTATAGAATATGTCAATGTTGTATCCTAGGTAAGCAACACAGCGAATCATTACCGACAGGAAAGTCAATTCATACAAACGAACCATTGGAGATTTTTCATTCATATTTATGTGGACCAATGCAAACACCCTCTATGGGTGGAAGATACTACTtattgacattcattgatgattttagaataaAGACATGGGTCTACTTTCTAAAAAATGAGCATGAAGTGTATGATTATTTTTGTAAATTCAAGGCTCTTGTTGAGAATCAAAGTGGGCATCACATAAAAGAACTGAGAATGGAAAGAGGTGGTGAATACATTTCAAATGACTCGATAAAGTTTTGCAAAGACCATGGAATCCACAAGCAATTGCCCACTAGatacacccctcaacaaaatggtgtggttgaAAAGAAAAATAGGACAATAATGGAAATGGAAAGAAGCATGTCGAAGGCAAACAATTTGTCAAATGAGTATTGGGTTGAAGTTGTAGCATGTGCAACATATATAATGAATAGTTGTCCCACTAAAAGTGTCATCAATAAGATTCTGGAGGAAGTatggagtggaagaaaacataatTTTTCTCATATATGAGAATTTGGATGTGTGACATGTGTACATGTGTTGGATGACTTAGAAGAATGTTAGacaatagagaaaaaaaaatcatatttgtgGGCTACAATGATGAATCCAAAGCTTGCAAGTTATAAAAGCCAGCcaacaaaaatattataatcagcaaagatgtgcaattcatataagatgaTGAATGAGATAGAAATTTGGATAAAACAATCAATACTACAGCCAACATACcacaagaagcaaagaaatatTTCATATTAGCAAGTACTCCTTCAAATGTGACTCTTTCTGCGCCCATTAAAGGTCAACAAAGTGGACAACAAATGACACCATCAAGGATAGAGACAACCCCACACACTCAAACAAATACCTCACCAAATATGTGGCAAACACCATCACAAATTGGTACTCTTGGTGATGGACCATCAAGTtaacattcaacaagttcaagtgaCATGTCAAACCCCACATTAGCAATCTTGAGAATGCAAATGATCAAAAGTTTAAGAGAAATTTATGACCAAAAGTGTGTAAGATTTTTCATTAACATTTTGATGATACTTCATGATTCATATTTACAATGGAATTGATAGAAAGGAGAATTGTGAAAATAACAATAGACAAACCTAATTAAATATATGTAGGTAAAATGTTCTAGAGGGTAGAAAGATAAATAGATTGACTAAAACCTAGCATaagaagtgaaaaaaaaaaagataatcgCACAGTTACAAATAATcactatctttctttcttttttcagtGAATCTATAGCCCAATTAGAAAGGCGATGACCTTATAATCACTTGTTTGATCTCAGCTCTTCAAAACAAATCAAAACCTTTAGTTATTAGTTTAGGAGCACGGGTTGTCTTGTGCATTTGATATTGAACATTATAACTATGGAAACATCTTGTACAAACTTTGAATGAATTTTACCCATGTGAATTATGCATGCACATTTTTAATTAGCTATGTAGAGATTTTTAGACAACTAGTTATATTTCACTTAGTGACATGTTTAGAGTCAAGTATATAATTTGGCTTTAGCTAATACTATTTATGATTCTTCATATTGTTTGTTTTTAATGTCTTCTATGACATAATTCTAAGAACACCTAATTGATTCTAAGTTGAACTCAAAGAATAAGAGAGATACTCTATTCGTATTCAGTCGGCCTTAAACCCTtcttatttgttgataagtttgttTCTTTCATTTATTGGAGCACCACTAGCCTTGGTACATGCATTTTCTAGGATTTGGAGTAGTGGTTTTTGCACCCAACAAATCAAGCAAATAGTCTTTTCACCAAGATATTATGTGATACTAAGTTTGTATATCTTAAAAGTCTTTTAGGCTTACATGAAGcttaatgaattattttatagcTGTTATTCAAGAAAGTTTATTATGAATGTCTATATTATATGAATGAATAAGtaattgtaaatgggtacctaagaaGAATTTCTTCCATGATATATCTTTTATAGATTATGAACAGATATTTACAATTGATTAGTACAATTAATTTATAAGattttagaatatattttaatttattgacCCATACAATGTGAATTAAttatacaattttaattttaaattaaatacagTGAACAAGGAATCAGTCAGGAGAAGATCTCCTTGTTATCTTTCTTTTCAGTTATTGtataattttagattatttttattaattatagaagatttgaactcaacaCCATCTAATTGTCTATAACATGGACTTTTCCATTAAATCAAATACATTTTGACATATTAAATTAGTTAACATTTTTTTAGAACATTCCACGGAAACGGTACACATCCATAATAAGATATTAACACGTTTGTAATATAATAATGTGGCCAATATTAAGCAGAAATAATCGAGTAACTCTCAGCATTCCATTTTCTATAAACGACATTAATCATAAAGCCCATATGTGGCAAGGAAGGAAGACACCCTCATATTTCTAGGTTACAGTAATGATTTCAAAAAACCATAACCCACTTCAGTTTTGTCATTGTTTGAAAGCTGTTGTAGCTGTAGCCCTCTACATCTCTCACACAGATCTGTCCCATTGCAGCACTTGAGCAAGAAATTATCATAATTAATAACTCCAAACCATTCTTTATGTACCAATTCAATCTCACCACTCATTAATAGTCTTCTTGTTTTCCATCTCTGTAATTTCCCTGATGTAGTCTTTGGAACACTCCGAGCTTTTACCAACCCAACAAAGCTAACAGCCACTCCATGCTCCTTCTCAATACACAAATAAATGTTTTCACAAATTCTCTTCATCTTCTCTTCATCATGGCCTCTGTTATATTTATCCTTCAAATTCTGCAGTTCAGCAATCACTACAATTGCCCTTGTGTTAGCAGTAGCTATGTCTGCTTCAAAGGCAGCCGCACAACCTGCTCTCAAACTTTGAGTACAGCTCATGAAGGCAGTTGTTTCAAGGTAGTGAGGATGCACCAAACGACCACCTGCTCTTATAACGTCCTTGAGACGACCAGTGATATATAAGTACTGATCATTGCCTTTTGTAATGACTCCCATATCTCCTGTTCTCAAGTAAAAATTTCCTTTGTCCCAATCTCCTTTTGTATGTAGCCTTGCAAGAAATATCTGTGCCAAAAAATAACGGAGCTAAGAATATAAGAAATTTGGAAAGCACTGActgattattttttataataaaatattgatagTGGACACTATAGCGGTGATAATAACAAAGGTAAACAGCATAGAAACAATCACAAAAACTTTAGAAAGTATCATTACAAAGAATGTacttttattttataaataaagaaaaataacttTCTTATAAAATAGTTTTCTATACACATGCATAATTTATGTTGATACGTTAAACTTGCTTGTGTATTGACTTTTATATATATGGGACAGTTTTAAGTCATTATATAAGATCTCTTTTTATATTATAACtagcatatttatattttataaaatctATCAAAATTGGAAGTATGTAATATTCATAAATAAAATTaagatttttattttaatgaatttgaaGCAAAATTTTAATAATCTAAATGGGATAATATCTTAATCTAAGAAAATATACATTTTGTTTGTTAAACAATATACATataattatcaaatttgaaaaCCATTCTTCTCATCTCTTGCAACTATGTCATTTGAATTTTCTACAACCCTAAAAGTTGATGAAAATTATTACCATTAGAGTTTTATTTTGGGGAAAGCAAAGCTCCACCTGAGCATTATTATTGATATTTTTAACCATCCCCATTAATTTGTTTTTGTGGTCTAGACATTTACTGAACTTTCATACAGGGATAAGCAGGGATTCACATAAGGAAATtgtgtcttgaaaaaaaaaaatcactttgagaattaaaatcaaataaaatgcACATCTACCAATTCACAATCACCCAATGAAGATCACATAACAGATCTTTTTTAAACCACCTAAATTACATGTTGAACCCATATCAAACTTAGATTATGCATTATCACTAAGGAAATAGAACTATAATGTAAAGGAAAAAACACAACCTTCCAACCACCATAAGTCTATAGATGCCTACCCATTGTGACTAGAAGAAGATGAATAATAAAAAAACTCATAGTATTCAATTTTCTAAGATTCTATTCATAACACACTTGATGAATTTATTTAGATTGCTAATGCGTCTTTCTTCTATTTATCAAAGTCTTCTAAATGAAAAATAGATGATATTATCATGACTTCTTTTTCTATCAGTTTAAACATTGCTTTTATAAAATTAAGAAAAATAGAATGTTTTATTTTAGTGAGATTTTTTCATTGTTTGTGACTAAAATACACCTCTCCTGTAATTATAACCggattaaatttatgtaatttattaaatttaaataactaataattaaattatttttttttatgaaatttaaaaCATACCTGGTTTGTAAGCCATGGGTCGTCCAGGTAGCCGTCTCCATTGCTTGGAGAGGAGATCCAAATCTCACCTTCTTCGCCAGCTTCAACTTCTTCACAAGTCTTTGGATCAACAACTATCATCTCAATGCCCAGTTCCAATTGTGAGCAAATTCTTGCACAAGGCAAAAGGCCGCTGTAAGTAGGAGGTTGGCTCATATTGGGGCCCCACGCAGTGGATACAAACGTACAGTTTTCTGCTAGTCCATAGGATGGAGCCATGGCAGATGCATTCAGACCAAATACCGAAAATCTCTTCACAAAGCTCTCCACAACAGCACCATATATAGGCTCATTAATCACTATAAGATTTCTTAGGGACTCCAGATTCAGTTTGATGTGTGGCTCTCCATTAGAACCACTGCTTATGTAGTTTTGCACAAGAGGAAGGGCAAAAGATGGCACTGGTGTGCAGGTAGCCTTGTATTTGCTCACCATTTCCAGCCACAAGATTGGCCTTTTGATGAACATGAATGGAGAAGTTAAAATACAGGTTGCAGCACTAACAACGGTAAGGAGAAGGAACATGAGGCCACAGTCATGGTACTGAGGAAGCCATGAAACTATGACACTCCATGGCTGAAGATCATATGCTCTTCTTCCTGCTCTTACATTGTGTGCTGCGGATCCTGCTGTTAACAGGACTGGCTTAGGGATGCCAGTTGCACCAGAAGTATACTGTATCAAAAACAGATCTCTTGCTCTACACCCATTGTAATTGCTCTCACCTCCTTTGTTAATTAAGGATGCCTCTTGTGCATTGGCTTTGAATAAGGATACCAGTGATATCAACCGCATTTTATTAAACAAAATACCAATTTCATTTGCATTAGTGTGTTTCATGACACTTGAAATATAGGCCGGAGAAGCTATGGTAGCCTTTGGCTGAGTCTGTTGCAGTATCCGTACAAGTTTACTGCAATCCTCCTGAAAGAAAGAAATACTTTATATTACTGCAAATATAATGTTTTTGTTCCTTCAATTTTATTTcaagatacatatacatatactttcATCTTCTCATTAAACTCCTCAACCATGGTTAGAATAAGGGTCTCTAATAGAATCTTAGGAAAACATTGAAACAAGTAATTATAGTGATGTGTGAAATTTCCTTGCGAGAATCTTAATTGCTTAGCATAATTCACATGAATGCTTTCTCAGAGGCTATATTAATTACTATATCAGGAAAAAGATCTTAAACATACTTCACCATTtaacatataaattttttaaagaagACTATTAAACTACAAACTATACAGACTATCTTGACAGTTCCACTTCTTATTGCTCATTCATAGAACAGTGTAGCAGCTTTGAAGCTATAATAGTAAAATCTCTATTTAACAATTCAATAGCTTAAAGTCTACCCAAGGGACTTGTTCGTTTATGGTATAATGCAATTGAAACTATCCAGAGTAACCATATAGTAAAAGCTATTGAAAAAAAATATCGCTTGTTTACCTGAGAAGAGAAGGATGGATGAGGAGGGAGTATGGGAACACTCGCTAGCCCAGCTCTTTGGCACCCAAATATGATTCCTACAAATTCAATACCAGGTGGGCAGAGAATTAAAACTGTATCACCTCTTTGCAGTGTACTCTTAAGATTTGAGGCAATGGTGGATGCA
This window harbors:
- the LOC131028141 gene encoding uncharacterized protein LOC131028141, whose product is MYENYDILFPDQPVVDLYLPMWAKHLHLANKPAFKWVDEAGNEQCSLTYSELHASASTIASNLKSTLQRGDTVLILCPPGIEFVGIIFGCQRAGLASVPILPPHPSFSSQEDCSKLVRILQQTQPKATIASPAYISSVMKHTNANEIGILFNKMRLISLVSLFKANAQEASLINKGGESNYNGCRARDLFLIQYTSGATGIPKPVLLTAGSAAHNVRAGRRAYDLQPWSVIVSWLPQYHDCGLMFLLLTVVSAATCILTSPFMFIKRPILWLEMVSKYKATCTPVPSFALPLVQNYISSGSNGEPHIKLNLESLRNLIVINEPIYGAVVESFVKRFSVFGLNASAMAPSYGLAENCTFVSTAWGPNMSQPPTYSGLLPCARICSQLELGIEMIVVDPKTCEEVEAGEEGEIWISSPSNGDGYLDDPWLTNQIFLARLHTKGDWDKGNFYLRTGDMGVITKGNDQYLYITGRLKDVIRAGGRLVHPHYLETTAFMSCTQSLRAGCAAAFEADIATANTRAIVVIAELQNLKDKYNRGHDEEKMKRICENIYLCIEKEHGVAVSFVGLVKARSVPKTTSGKLQRWKTRRLLMSGEIELVHKEWFGVINYDNFLLKCCNGTDLCERCRGLQLQQLSNNDKTEVGYGFLKSLL